Genomic DNA from Clavibacter michiganensis:
GAACACTCGACCGAGGAAGCGGTCGAAGACGAGGTACGTCCTCAGATCGGAGACGGAGACGCCGAGCGCGGGACCCGCACGCCGTGCGGCCGCCGAGATGGCGCGCATGGTGTCAGCCGGGCGCCGATATGCGTCATCTGCTTTCACGGCGATGTGACCTCCTCCGTCCTGCCGCGCTCCGCTTCGAGCGCAGACCTCGTCGCAGCGTGCAGGGCATCATGCACCAGAGCATCGATCGTGAAGCGGGGGAACGGCGGGACGGTCGTCATCGCCATCGCAGCCGGCGTCGCAGACAAGAGCTCGCGCGACATCAGCGGTTGGAGACCCCGGGCCATCGAGGCGATCGCATCATGGACCGGCAGCATCGCCGCCCGGGCGATCCGCCTCTCATCAGCACGCAGCGGAGCCAAGACCTCCTCCAGCTGCGCGTCGAAGGACCGGATGACCAGCTCCGCCAGATCGGCATGCACCGTCAGACCTTCAGGATCACGGCCGTCGAGGCCGGATAGCGCTCGGAGCCGGCGGTACAGGGCTGCGCCGCCGACGAAACCCAGACGGGGCGCGCGCTGCTCGAGGTGCGAGATCAGCGCCGGCACGTCGAGGTCCCCGCGGGACCGTTCCGCGTCGCCGAGCGCATCGGCGACCAGGCTGAGATCAGAACCGTCCGTCTCGAGCAGGTCGGCGAGGGTCCGCTCGCGAGTCGTAACGGGGAGGCCGTCGACGAGGGTCACATCGGCGGGAGACAGATCCGACACCCGGAATCGCACGTCCGTGGCGCGGGTCTGCTTGCGAGCCCTGGTCCAGAAGGTGAACGGCGACGATTTGATGTCACCCATCTCATGCACCCACGCCGAGGCGGCACCGCCGACGACAACATCCGGATCCCGACGACGTTCTCGTGCCGGCACGGCGGGCGTCGAGGCGAGCCAAGCAGCACGGAGATCGTCGCGCCCGTCCATCGCCGCGGTCGAGACCTTGTACACGCCGGGCCGGATGCGCTCCAGCGACCCGGAGCTCTCTCGCCGGGTGAGCGTGCTCCGCGCGACACCGGCAGCGCTCGCCTGCGCGGTGGTCACCAGCCCCCATTGCTCGGAGGCGAGCTCCTCGAGCGTCCGGGTTCCTTGGGTGCCCATGCTGCGATTGTACGCATAAACGCAACAAACGGAGCAATATGAGACGTGTCCGCGTCGCGGCTCAGTACATCGCGAGCGGCTCCGCGCCCCGCGGCCCCGGGAACGCGCGGTCGAGCTCCGCGAGCGTCTCGTCCGGGATCACGAGATCGAGCGCCGCGCGGTTCTCGGCGACGTGCGCGGCGGTCGCGGCCTTGGCGGTCGCGAAGACGTGCGGCGACTGGCGGACGACCCAGGCGAGCGCGAGCTGGCCCGCGCTGACGCCGAGCGGCGCGGCGAGGGCGGCGAGCGTCGGATCCGTCGCGAGCCGGCCCTGGTCGAGCGGCGAGTACGCCATGACGGGCATGCGGCGCTCGCGCCCCCACGGCATCACGTCGTGCTCGGGCCCGCGCTGGGCGAGGTTGTAGAGCACCTGGTCGGTCTGCACGGCGTCGCCGCCGGGGATCGCCGCCAGCTCGTCGAGGGCACGGGCGTCGAGGTTGCTGACGCCCCACGCGCGGATCAGGCCCTCCTCCACCAGCTCCTGCATCGCGGCGACCGTGTCGGCGAGCGGGTGGGATCCGCGCCAGTGCAGCAGGTAGAGGTCCAGCCGGTCGGTGCCGAGGCGCGCCAGGCTGCGGCGGGCGGCCTCGCCCGTGCCGCGGCGGGACGCGTTCGACGGGAGCACCTTGCTGATGAGGAACACCTCGTCGCGGCGGCCGGCGATCGCCTCGCCGACCAGCTCCTCGGATCGCCCGCTGCCGTACATCTCGGCCGTGTCGATCGCGGTGAGGCCCGCGTCGAGGCCGGCGCGCAGGGCGTCGAGCTCGGTCGCTCGGGCGGCGGGCTCGTCGCCCATGTTCCAGGTGCCCTGCGCGAGGGCGACCGTGCTGCGGCCGTCGGGGAAGGTGGTCGTGGGGATCTCGGTGTCAGCCATCGGGTCCATCCTCCGCTGATCGGGCCGGGGCGTCAGCGCGGCGTCCCCGGAACGCCCGGGAACGTCGGCACCCAGCAGCGCACGGCGGCGCGGTAACGGCGGAACGGATCCCCGAAGCGGGCCTCGAGGTCCGCCTCCTCGCCCGGGCGCACGACGTGGTTCCAGAGCGACGAGCCGATGACGGCGTAGGCGACGACGAGCCACGATCCGAGAATCAGCCCGACGGCCGCCGCCTGCGTGACGCCCGCGAGGGCCATGGGATTGCGGACGAAGCGGTAGGGGCCGGCGATCACGAGGCGCGTGGCGGTCGCTGCCGGGAGCGGGGTGCCGCCGCCGCGGGTGGACATGGCGGCGGCCGACCAGATCCCGAGGACGCTCGCGAGCGCCAGCACGGCGATCCCGACGGGCAACGCGGCCGACGGCAGCGGCACCGCCACACGCCAGCGCAGCTCGAGCCAGCGGATCGCGAGGGGCGCGACGACGAGGAAGGAGCCCCAGAAGACGACGATCTGCAGGGCCGTCGCGAGCACGTGCCGCGAGGTGGCGGCGGTCGCGTCAGCGGGGCGCGCCGCGAACGGGCCGATGAGCGCCCAGCGGGTCGGCAGCCGGCCGACCAGCAACAGGGCGCAGGCGACGAGGGATCCCAGGGCGGCGACCGCCATGATCACGACCCCGATCCCGGCCTCGGTCGTGACGGTCGCGTAGGCGGCGAGCGCGACGGCGACCAGGAGGGTCCACGCGGACGCGACGGCCGCGGCCCACCGGACCCCGGCGGCGGCGAGCGCCGACCCGACCACGAACAGCGGGACGTCGAGCAGGGCGACGGGCAGCGGATCCAGCGACCCGAGCGTCGCGACGCGCACCGCGGGGATCGTCGGCACGGCGATCCACCACGCGGCGCCGCCCGCCGCCTGCGCGGCGAACCAGAGGCGGGCGGCGATGCGCGCCGAGAGCAGGCGCCCCGACCGCGTCACCGCGCGTCCGCGTGCTCCGGCGGCCACACCACGGCGAAGCGCTCGAAGACGATCTCGTCCTCCTCCGACCAGGCCGCGCCGCGGGCCGCGCTCACGCGCTCCCAGTAGATGCGGTGCTGCGTGCGCCAGCTCTCGAGGGAGAGGTCGTCCTCTCCCTCGTCGTGCGCGAAGGCGGCGTCGGCGCTGGTGAACGGGCCGACGCGGAGCTCGGTGCTGCGGATCACGATGCGCGGCGCCCCGGTGCTGTCGCAGGCGATCCAGTGGGATCCGATCCGCGGCACCTCGTCGCCGCGCGCGAGGAAGTCGGCGACGAGCTCGGCGGTGGCGCGCTTCCGACCCGAGAGCACGATCCCGAGCAGCTCGTCCGCGAGGCGCGCGTGATCCCCGAAGTGCTCGACCGTGTGCTCGGGCCCGGCCGCGACGGCCTGCGGGTGCGCGTCGGCGTACGCGGCCCACATCCGCGCGGCGGCCTCGCGGTCGGGCGGGGAGACGGGCGCGGTGGGGTCGCTCATGGGTCCGATGCTCCCACGCGCGTCGGCGATCCGGACCGGGTGCCGCCGTCACCCGCGACGCAGCACCCGCCTCCCCCTAGCCTGAGGTCGTGGAAGCTCCTGGCCCTCGTCGCGCACGCCACGCGTCCGACTCCGCGGGCGGCCCCCGGTGATCGGCGGTCTCGTCTTCGGCGCGCTCGCGCTGCTCATCGGCGCCCTCGCGGTCCTCTGCTTCCGCGCGGGATCGGCGCTCGGCATCATCGCCGGGATCCTCCTGCTGCTCGTCGCCGCCGCCACCGCCCTCGTCGCGATCCTCTGGATCTCCATCGAGGCGAGCGGCGGGCTCCGCATCCCGTTCTGACCGTCGGCACGACGCAGATCGAGTGCGACGGTCTCCGGCGTCAGCGCGCTCGCGCCACGAACACCATCACCCGCGATGCCTCCGTCAGCGGGCCGCGCGCGAAGTCGCCGTGCACCGCGTCCACGTCGAAGCCGGCCGCGTCGAGCTGCGCCGTGATCGTGGCGCGGTCGCGGAACGCGAACTCCTGCACGTCGGTGACCACCTCGCCCGTCGCGACGAACCGGCTGCGGAAGGCGACCGTGACGCGGCCCGGTCCCGACTCCTCGACGTCCATCCGCTCCTCGAGCGGCCCGTGCGCGGTGTCGCGCGTCGTGGCCGGCCCCGCCCAGCGCTCCCACGCGCGGTCGGCTGGGTTCCGGCTCTCGAACGTGAGCGTGCCGCCCGCGCGGAGGGACCGGCGCAGGTCGGCGAGGGTGCGGATCCACTCGGCATCCGGGATGTGCTGCACCACGTTGCCGGTCAGGAACGCGAGGTCGAAGGGGCCGGCGGGGATCGCGCGGCTGTCGCCGTGGATCCACTCGACCGCATCGCCGCCGGGCCGGTTCCGCGCGACATCGAGCATCGCGGCCGACGGATCCACGCCCACGACCCGGCGCCCGGGCGCCTGGAGCGAGACGGTGAGCATGCCCGTGCCGCAGCCGAGGTCGAGCACGGACCGGGCGCCCACCTCCGCGGCGAGCGCCCGGTCGAAGTCGTGGTCGGGTCCGTCGGGGTTGTCGCCGTCGTAGAGCGCGACGAGGCGGGGATCGAGGTCGGGCACGCTCCGACGGTAGCGGGCGGTGCCCCTAGCCTGATCCCGTGACGGATCCGGAACAGCACCCCGCCCGCGGACGCCGCGCCCCCGACGCCGCGCAGCGATCCGAGGCCATGAAGGAGCGGATCTACGTCACGTTCACCGCCCTCGCGGTCACCATCGCGACCGAGCGCGAGGCGGAGCACGCGACGATCGGCGGCGCCGCGCTCACCCTGCTGCTCACGGTGGTCGGCACGCTGCTCGCGGTGTCGGTGGCCGAGTGCATCGCGCAGATGGTGCGCGACGGCGAGGTGCCGGATCGGCGCGACGTCGGCCACATCCTGTACGTCGGCATCAGCTCCCTCGGCGTGCTGCCCGCGCCGCTCGCGATCCTCGGGCTCTCCGCGCTCGGCGCGCTCGACCTCCAGGCGGCCCTGCGGATCATCGCGATCGTCCTCGTGGCGACGCTCGTGATCGTGACGCTCGTCGCCGTCCGCCGCCTGCGCGTGTCGTTCGGCGTGAAGCTCCTGGTGCTCGCGGTCGTCGCCGTGCTCGGCGTCGCGGTGCTCGCGGTGGAGCTGGCCGTCCACTGATCCGCTCCGGATCCGATCCCGCCGTTCCCGGAGGCGACCGACGTAGCGTGAGGGGATGCCCGCCTCCCCGCTCGCGCCGCTCCTCGAGACCGCCCGCCTCCGCATGCGGCCGCTCGGCCCGGCGGACGTCGACGTGGTCCACCGCCTGTGGGCCGAGCGCGACCCGCGGCATCCCGCGCACCGCCGCGTCGACGACGAGGGGCACCCGTCACGCGGCGAGGTGCTCGACCGCCTGACGGTGCAGGCCGAGGAGTCGCTCCGCACAGGCATCGGGCTGCTTGCGATCGAGCGCCGCGACGAGCCGGGCGTCATCGGATACTGCGGCCTGGTCGTCGGCAGCGCCTCCGTCGAGGAGCCGGAGATGGCCTTCGAGCTGCTGCGCGACGTGCACGGCCAGGGCATCGCGACGGAGGCGGCGCGCGCCGTGGTCGAGGCCGCCCGCGCGACGGGCCGCACCCGGCTGTGGTCGACGGTCCGACGGTGGAACTCCGCGTCCGTCCGCGTGCTGGTGAAGGCCGGCTTCACGGACAGCGGCCGCGTCACGCCGGATCCCGAGGACGGCGACACGGTGTGGATGGTGTGCGGCCTCCGGGAGCCCGCCGTCGCCTAGACCTCCCGCATCTCCCAGCGGATCTCTCCGTCCACGCGCTCGTCGGTGGGCGCGAGCCCCAGCCGCCGGGCCACGGCCTCCGACGCCGCGTGATCCGGGTGGATGTTCGCCCGCACGACCCCGACGCCGTCCTCCCGCAGCCACGCGACCATCGCCGCCGCGCACTCGGCCGCCGCGCCGGATCCCTGCGCCGCCGTGCCCACGAGCCACGCGACCTCCGCCACCCGCGCGGGCGCCTCGCCGGTCACGGTCGCCTGCACGAACCCGGCTGCGCGGCCCGACGCGCGCTCGCGGAGGATCCACACGAGCCACCGCGCGGATCCGTCCGGCGAGCGCCCCGCCGCCTGCCGGGCGAACCGCACCTCGAGCGCGGCGGGCGACGGCGGCTCGCCCCCGGTGAAGCGGTACAGCGCCGGATCCGCCAGCACCTCGACCATCTCCCGCGCGTGCGCGACCACCAGCGGCTCGAGCGCGAACCTGGCCGTGACGAGCACGGGGGCGGGCTCGGGAGCGGGCGACGTCGTCATCGCCCGAGCCTCCCACGCGCGGGCCTCCCACGCGCTGGCCGCCCGCGCGCCGCCGCGCGGGACGGGGATCAGCCGAACGCCTCCGGCAGCGCCGCGGTGAAGGCGTCGAAGTGGGAGTACCAGACCGAGTGCGCGGCCCCCGGGATGCCCCGCACGTCGACGCCCGCCGCCGCGAGGCGCGCGGCCTCCTCCGCGCTCACGAAGCGGCTCGGATCCGCGCGCACGACGATGGACCCCGGCTCCGGCGCCCACGCGTACGACGGGACGGCTGCGAGCGCGGCGGCCGTGGCGGGGTCGAAGCGCCGGGCGGCGCGGCCCTCGACCTCGCGGTCGCGCTCGGAGTACTCCGGCCGCGAGATCCGCAGCGCCTCGGCCGTCCGGCCCCGGCGGTCGCGCTCGTAGGCGGCGGCCACCTCGACCGGATCCTCGCCGCCGAGGACCTCGAGTGGCGCATCCACGTAGACGACCACGTCGGGGCGCCGCTCCGGGAACGCCTCCCCGAGCACGATCCCGCCGAACGAGTGCCCGATCGCGAGCGCCGGCCGCTCGACGCCCGCATCCGCGACGGCGCGCGTCACCGCATCGGCCGCCCCCGGCACCGTCAGCGCCGGATCGCGGTCGGCGAGGCCGTGCCCCGGCAGGTCCACGGCGAGCACCCGGTATCCGCGCGCCGCGAGCAGGGGCGCGACCCGCCACCAGCTCTCGGCGGATCCCATCAGCCCGTGGAGCAGGACGGCCGCGCGCGGCCCGGTGCCGGTCTCGTCGATGTGCAGGCGCATGCGACCAGGAGATCACGCGGGCGACGGCGCCGGGTCCCTAGGATCCCCGCATGCTCATCGTGATCCGCGGCAGCTCCGGATCCGGCAAGTCCACGCTCGCGGCCGCGCTCCAGCGCGCGCTCGGCTGGCCCGCCGCCGTCCTCGGCCAGGACCACCTCCGCCGGGTCGTCTACCGCGAGAGCGAGGACACGGGCGGGCTCCCCGAGGGCACCGCGCACGTCGACCTGCTCGAGGTCGCCGCCTGCCACTGCCTCGCGGCCGGTCATCACGTGATCGTCGAGGGGATCCTGCGCGCATCGCACTACGCGGCCGCCCTCGAGCGCATCGCCGGCCACGCGGACGACGCCCGGTTCCACGCCTTCGACGTCCCCTTCGACGAGACCGTGCGGCGGCACGCGGGCCGTCCGCAGGCCGCCGAGTTCGGCGCGGACGAGATGCGCGACTGGTACCGCGGCTGGGACCCGCTGCCCTTCGTCGCGGAGCAGCGCATCGCGGCCGACGAGCCGCTGGACGCGGTGACCGCCCGGATCCTCGCCGGCGGTCCCCCTGGTCCGCCGGCGCGCTGATCCCGGTCCCCGAGCCGCGGCCGGCCGCCCCGCCCGCCGCCGTCGCACCCCGCCGATACGCTGACGACGTGACACCCGCCGGCGCCCCGACGCCCTCCGCATCCGCCGCCCCCGCCTCGCCGCTCGCGCTCCCCGGCGGCCGCCGCGTCGCCGTCCAGTTCGCCGCCATGGGCACGGTCTGGGGCGCGAGCTTCCTCTTCATGAAGGTCGCGCTCGAGGGCGTCTCGTTCGGCCAGGTCTCGTGGACGCGGCTCGTGCTCGGCGCGATCGCGCTCGGCCTCATCGTCGCCGCGCGCCGCCTGCCGCTGCCGAAGGAGCGCGTCGTGTGGCTGCACTTCGCGGTCGTCGGCGTCGTGGGATCCGCGATCCCCTACTCGCTGTTCGCGTGGGCCGAGCAGCACGTCACCTCGGGCGTCGCGAGCATCTACAACGCGACCACGCCGATCATGACCGCGCTCCTCGCCACGCTCGCGTTCCGGGTCGAGAAGCTCGGCCGCCGGCAGCTCGCGGGGATCGCGCTGGGCATCGTCGGCGTCGTCGTGATCATCGGCCCGTGGCGCCTCACCCCGAGCGCGGAAGCCGCCGCGTCCGGCGAGCCGCTCCTCGAGCTCGCGGGCCAGCTCGCATGCCTCGGCGCGGCCCTCTGCTACGGGATCACGTTCGGCTACCTCCGCCGCTTCCTCACGCACCGCGGCATCCCCGGCGTCGTGACCGCGTTCATGCAGATCGGCATGGGCGCTGCCGCGATGGTCCTCGCGACCCCGTTCCTCGCGACCGGCCCCGTGTCGCTGGATCTCCCCATCGTGCTCAGCCTCGTGGTGCTCGGCGTGGTCGGCACGGGCCTCGCGTACCTCTGGAACATGAACGTGCTCCTCGCCTGGGGCCCCACGGCCACCTCGACCGTCACGTACATCACGCCCGTGGTGGGAGTCGCGCTCGGGATCCTCGTGCTCGGCGAGACCCTGCACTGGAACGAGCCCGCGGGCGCCGTCCTCGTGCTCCTCGGCGTGCTCCTCTCGCAGGGCCGCCGTCGCGCCGGACGCGGATCCGCCGCCCGGGCCGCCGCGACCGCCGCAGCCGCCGCAGCCGCGCCCGCCGCGACGCGCACCCCTCCGACGCCCGGATAGGCTCGCCGGGTGCGTCTCGTCATCGCCCGCTGCTCCGTCGACTACGCCGGCCGCCTCAGCGCGCATCTCCCCCTCGCCACCCGCCTCCTCATGGTCAAGGCCGACGGGAGCCTCCTCGTCCACTCGGACGGCGGCTCCTACAAGCCGCTCAACTGGATGAGCCCGCCCTGCACGATCGTCGAGGTCGAGCCCGACGACGACCAGGCGCTCGCGGGCGTCCGCGAGATCTGGCGCGTCGTGCAGCCGAAGACGGCGGACATGCTCGTCGTCTCCATCCACGAGGTGCTGCACGACTCCGCGCACGACCTCGGCGTCGACCCGGGCCTCGTGAAGGACGGCGTGGAGGCGCACCTGCAGAAGCTGCTGGCCGAGCAGATCCACCTGCTGGGCGACGGCCACGAGCTCGTGCGCCGCGAGTACATGACCGCCATCGGGCCGGTCGACATCCTCGCGCGCGACGCGGGCGGCAAGTCGGTCGCCGTCGAGCTCAAGCGCCGCGGCGACATCGACGGCGTCGAGCAGCTCACGCGCTACCTCGAGCTGATGAACCGGGATCCGCACCTCGCGCCGGTCACGGGCGTGTACGCCGCGCAGGAGATCAAGCCGCAGGCCCGCACGCTCGCCGAGGACCGCGGCATCCGCTGCCTCCTCCTCGACTACGACGCCATGCGCGGCATGGACGACGGGCACGCGCGCCTGTTCTGACCTGATCCGCCCTGCGGCCCACCCCGCCCGCCCCGCCCGGAGCGCGCGCCTGTCCACCTGGCGACGTGTCCCCGTTCGGGGGCTGTGCACTGCTCGGACCCCTGCCTAGCGTCAGACGGGCGACGGTTCACCGCCGCATCTACGGGGGTGGACGTGAGGCGTGCCGATGCGGTCGTCGGGGCGACGCCGTGACCACGATCGACGCCACCGCCTCCCGCGCCGCCGCCCGGGCCGCCGGTGCCGGCACCGGGGCGGGGCCGACCGCCGCGCGCGTGCGGATCGACCCGTATCCCCGCAGCACGAGGAGCCGCTGGCTGCTGCGCCTGCTCTTCAGCCTCCCCTACATCGTGGTCGCGATCCTCGGGGACCGGGCGGCGGCCGAATCGCCGATGGCCACGACCACGGTGAACGCCGACCTCCTCGCCCGGGTCGCCCGCATCGACTGGACCCGCGCCGACGCCGCGTGGGTGGGCGACCTCTACCCGCCCGTGGCGACGGTCGTCGCCGCCCTCACCCCCGGCGGGACCCTCGGCCTCGGGATCGTCGGCGCGCTCATCGCGGGCCCCTTCCTCCAGCAGATGCTCCAGGCGATGCAGCAGCGCCGCTTCCCGCCCGTCGAGTCCGCCATGTTCATGGCGGCCCTCGGCGCCAACCCGCTGTTCGCCCACATGGTGACGACCAACCTCGAGGCGTTCCTCGGCGTCGCGGCGTTCGGCGTGGGCGCCACCAACATGGTCCGCTTCGTCGCGTACCGGAACACGCAGGCCGGCTTCCGCGCGGGGCTGCTGTTCTCGCTCTCGGCGCTCTCCAGCGCGAGCGGCATCGTCTACATCGTCGTCATCGGGCTGGCCGCGCCGCTGATCTCGCTCGCCCGCCGCGGCGAGCGCGGGGCCCGGGCGTCGAACACCCTCGTGCTCCTGTTCCCGACCCTCTCGGCCTTCCTCACGGTGGCGTTCCTGCAGCTCGTCTTCCTGCACGAGCCGTTCGCGTTCCTCACGGCCCAGTTCCGCTACGACCCGGCCCTCTGGGACACCGTGCCGCAGCTCGTCACCACCCTCAACGGCTTCCTGCTGCTCGCGCCGATGATCTCCGGCTGGATCCTCGCGCTCCTGGTCCGCCGCCCCGGCGCCGTGCTCATCTCCACGCTGCTGTTCCTCGGCCTGCTGGTCGGCTACATCCTCGGCCTGATCCCCGCCAACTCCGCCGGCAACACCTTCTTCATCATGACGATGATGGGCATGGCGATCCTCCCGGCCGCGACCACGCGTCGGGCCGACGTGCTGATCACGATCGTCGCCGCCGTCCAGATCGCCATCGCGTGGGCGGCCGCGTACAACCGCCCCGTCGTCCTCGACTGGATGGGATCCATCGCCCGCGCCATCGGGTGGGCCTGAGATGACCCTCGCGCAGCCGACGTGGCAGGACGACATCGACCCGGAGCCCGTCCGGCGCGGCCCCCGCGAGCGCTACCTCGCCGAGGGGTGGCTGCCGATCCGGCGCCTCGCCGACGGCCGGCAGCTCGTCGCCACGGACGGACGCCACCGCGAGCCCGCGTTCGCCGACGACCTGGCCGCGGATCTCGGCGGCCCGCTCTCGTTCACCGACGTGGATCCGTGGGAGCTCAAGGACGCGGTCCTCCGCCTGTGCGGCGAGGCCGTCGCGGACGACGCCGCCAACCGGCTCTTCCGCAGGAATCCCGAGCTGTCCGGCCGCTTCGTCTTCTCGCGCGGCCAGAAGACGGGCGCCCTGGTGGCCGCCGTGATCATCGTCGCGCTGGCGGTGGTGTGGCCGCGGCAGACCGCCGTCGGCGCGCTCTCCGTGGTGAGCCTCGCGTTCCTCGCGGCGACGACGTTCAAGTTCCTGGTGGCGCTGCAGGGCGCGCGCTTCGACGTGGTGGAGCGCGTCACCGACGCGGAGGTCGCGCGGCTCGACGACGCCGACCTGCCGATCTACACGGTCCTGGTGCCGGTGTTCCGGGAGGCCAACATCGTCGCCCAGCTCATCGAGAACCTCGGCGGGCTCGACTACCCGGCGCACAAGCTCGAGGTGCTCATCCTCATCGAGGAGGAGGACTCCGAGACGCGGGACGCGATCGTGCACGCGGATCCGCCCGCCCACTTCCACATCGTCACCGTGCCCGCGGGCCAGCCGCAGACCAAGCCGCGCGCCTGCAACGTGGGCCTCACCCTCGCGTCGGGCGAGTTCCTCGTCATATACGACGCCGAGGACACGCCCGATCCCGACCAGCTCAAGAAGGCGCTCATCGCCTTCGAGCGCGGCGGCCCCGAGATGGTGTGCGTGCAGGCCGCCCTCAACTACTTCAACGCGACCGAGAACGCGCTCACGCGCATGTTCACGCTCGAGTACTCGTACTGGTTCGACTACATGCTCGCGGGCCTCGACCACTCGGAGCTGCCGATCCCCCTCGGCGGCACCTCGAACCACTTCCGCACGGGCGCGCTCGTCGAGCTCGGCGGCTGGGACCCCTACAACGTGACGGAGGACGCCGACCTCGGCATCCGCGCCTCGGCCGTCGGCTACCGCGTGGGCGTCATCAACTCCACCACCATGGAAGAGGCGAACACCTCCATCCCCAACTTCATCCGGCAGCGCTCGCGGTGGATCAAGGGGTACATGCAGACGACGCTCGTGCACGCCCGCCGTCCGGTCGCGCTCATCCGCGAGGTCGGCCTCGTGCGCTTCCTGTCGTTCGCGCTCCTCATCGGCGGGACGCCGGCCACGTTCCTCGGCGTGATCCCCTTCTACCTCGTGACGATCGCGTCGCTCGCCATCCCGAGCACGGTCCTCACCTCCGTCTTCCCGGCGTGGGCGCTCTGGACGAGCCTGTTCAACTTCCTCATCGGCAACGGGGTCATGGTCTACGTCTCGATGATGGGGCCGTTCAAGCGCGGCACGTTCCACCTGATCCTGTGGTCGCTGCTCAACCCCGTCTACTGGATCCTCCACTCCATCGCCGCGTACAAGGGCCTCTGGCAGCTGCTCACCCGGCCGCACTACTGGGAGAAGACGGAGCACGGCCTCACCCAGCAGTGACGGTGGGGGTTCCCGGCAGGCACCCGATCGACCCTCGTAGGGTGGCAGCGTGACCGCACCCGACACGTCCACGCCGTCCCCCGTCGCGGGCTCCGCGCCCTGGAGCTGCATCCTCTTCGACCTCGACGGCACCATCACCGACTCGGCCCCCGGCATCACCGCGCAGCTCGCGAAGACCCTCGTCTTCATGGGCCTGCCCGTGCCCGGCCCGGCCCAGCTCCTCGAGTACGTGGGCCCGCCCATCCTCGACTCGTTCCGCGACCTCGCCGGCATGGACGACGACGCCCAGCAGCGCGCCCTCGCCCACTACCGCGAGGGCTACGCGGGCGGCGGCGTCTTCGACAGCTCGGTCTACGCGGGGGTGCCCGATGTCCTGCGCGCGATCCACGCGGCCGGCATCCCGCTCTCCCTCGCCACCAGCAAGCCCGAGTCGCAGGCCCGCCGCGTGCTCGACCACTACGGCATCGCCGACCTCTTCACCGAGGTCTGCGGCGCGAGCGAGGACGAGGTGCGATCCGCGAAGGCCGACGTCATCGAGGAGGCCCTCCGCCGGCTGCGCGCGGACGGGATCGACCTCGGCAACGTCGTGATGGTGGGCGACCGCGAGCACGACGTGCTCGGGGCGGCCGCCCACGGGATCCCGACGGTGATGGTCGGCTGGGGCTACGGCAGCCCCGCGGAGGCCGCGGGCACCATCGCGGTGGTCGAGACGGCCGCCGAGCTCGAGGCCCGTCTGCTCCCGACGGCCGCGCGACCCGCCGCCTGAGGCGGCCGCTCCGAATGCCTCACAAGCAGGAGCTTTTCCACAGATCCGGCTGCCGCGGCCCGAACGCCCGGGGTTAGCAACACGGAGTGACAGAATGACCCGCGGAGGAACCATGTCAACACCGCAGGACCTGCAGGACCCGCTCGCGCTCGACAGGCAGGTCAGCTACTCGCTCGTCGTCGCCGCCCGCAGCGTGACCGCCCTCTACCGACCCATCCTCGACCCGCTGGGGCTCACCCACCCCCAGTACCTCGTGCTCCTCGCGCTCTGGGCCCGCGGGCCGCGCTCGGTCAAGGACCTCAGCCACGAGCTCCAGCTCGACAGCGCCACGCTCT
This window encodes:
- a CDS encoding AAA family ATPase: MLIVIRGSSGSGKSTLAAALQRALGWPAAVLGQDHLRRVVYRESEDTGGLPEGTAHVDLLEVAACHCLAAGHHVIVEGILRASHYAAALERIAGHADDARFHAFDVPFDETVRRHAGRPQAAEFGADEMRDWYRGWDPLPFVAEQRIAADEPLDAVTARILAGGPPGPPAR
- a CDS encoding glycosyltransferase family 2 protein; protein product: MTLAQPTWQDDIDPEPVRRGPRERYLAEGWLPIRRLADGRQLVATDGRHREPAFADDLAADLGGPLSFTDVDPWELKDAVLRLCGEAVADDAANRLFRRNPELSGRFVFSRGQKTGALVAAVIIVALAVVWPRQTAVGALSVVSLAFLAATTFKFLVALQGARFDVVERVTDAEVARLDDADLPIYTVLVPVFREANIVAQLIENLGGLDYPAHKLEVLILIEEEDSETRDAIVHADPPAHFHIVTVPAGQPQTKPRACNVGLTLASGEFLVIYDAEDTPDPDQLKKALIAFERGGPEMVCVQAALNYFNATENALTRMFTLEYSYWFDYMLAGLDHSELPIPLGGTSNHFRTGALVELGGWDPYNVTEDADLGIRASAVGYRVGVINSTTMEEANTSIPNFIRQRSRWIKGYMQTTLVHARRPVALIREVGLVRFLSFALLIGGTPATFLGVIPFYLVTIASLAIPSTVLTSVFPAWALWTSLFNFLIGNGVMVYVSMMGPFKRGTFHLILWSLLNPVYWILHSIAAYKGLWQLLTRPHYWEKTEHGLTQQ
- a CDS encoding DMT family transporter → MGTVWGASFLFMKVALEGVSFGQVSWTRLVLGAIALGLIVAARRLPLPKERVVWLHFAVVGVVGSAIPYSLFAWAEQHVTSGVASIYNATTPIMTALLATLAFRVEKLGRRQLAGIALGIVGVVVIIGPWRLTPSAEAAASGEPLLELAGQLACLGAALCYGITFGYLRRFLTHRGIPGVVTAFMQIGMGAAAMVLATPFLATGPVSLDLPIVLSLVVLGVVGTGLAYLWNMNVLLAWGPTATSTVTYITPVVGVALGILVLGETLHWNEPAGAVLVLLGVLLSQGRRRAGRGSAARAAATAAAAAAAPAATRTPPTPG
- a CDS encoding HAD family hydrolase; protein product: MTAPDTSTPSPVAGSAPWSCILFDLDGTITDSAPGITAQLAKTLVFMGLPVPGPAQLLEYVGPPILDSFRDLAGMDDDAQQRALAHYREGYAGGGVFDSSVYAGVPDVLRAIHAAGIPLSLATSKPESQARRVLDHYGIADLFTEVCGASEDEVRSAKADVIEEALRRLRADGIDLGNVVMVGDREHDVLGAAAHGIPTVMVGWGYGSPAEAAGTIAVVETAAELEARLLPTAARPAA
- the nucS gene encoding endonuclease NucS; this encodes MRLVIARCSVDYAGRLSAHLPLATRLLMVKADGSLLVHSDGGSYKPLNWMSPPCTIVEVEPDDDQALAGVREIWRVVQPKTADMLVVSIHEVLHDSAHDLGVDPGLVKDGVEAHLQKLLAEQIHLLGDGHELVRREYMTAIGPVDILARDAGGKSVAVELKRRGDIDGVEQLTRYLELMNRDPHLAPVTGVYAAQEIKPQARTLAEDRGIRCLLLDYDAMRGMDDGHARLF